In Crinalium epipsammum PCC 9333, the genomic window TACTTGCTAAGGCTAAACCCCATCCGCAACTATTCAAGTTATCATCATCTAAATTTAGTATTTCTTGTGCTGCATGAGTAATACTACTATGTAAATTAAGCATAATTTGTTGCCCAGCAGTTTGTCCTAAAGGAATTATTTTAACGCCTGCATTGACTAAATTACTAGCCCAACTGTGTAAGTATCCTAGTGTGGCTGCCAATAAATCAATTTCCCAGTAAGCGGAGATTAAACCGAATGCGATCGCATAATTACAAGGATTACCACAAGCCGTTACTATTGGTATCGTTTCTGGCTGTATTTCTTGGATCAGCCTCATTAAAGAATATCCCATTTGCCAGCTTTGATTACGCAATTCTTCTGTTTCTCTAGCAGCAGATAACCATTTATTCCAATAGCTTAATCTTTCCCAGTTTCCTTGCATTACGCTGTTAAAAGCTCTCGCCATCACAGCAGCTTCTAAACGAATGGCTCCATAGTATAATTCTTGGTTAAGCCAATGTTCTAAAGTTTGCTTGTCCTTAATTTTACCCAACTCTACCAAGGTTTCTAAACCTTCCGAATAGCTATAAGCGCCTATTGGTAAGGCAGAATTAGTTAGTTGCAGCAAACGTAGTAAATTAAGATAGCTTGAATTAATTGCTTCTCTCATGTTTGCGATAAAAAATTTAATTGTTAATTGTTAATTGTTAATTGTGTCCATAAGCGCCGCTTTCTGGTTGAAAAGGTACTATTTCTTCTGTGACTTGTAGATTTAAATGCTCTAGCATCGTTTTTAATACATAATCTGGAGCTAATCTTAAATAAGTTGTGTTAATTTCTAAGGCTATATGGCGATTTCCTAGATGATAGGCTGCTTTTAGTAAATCTAATGAATTTTTAGCGGTGACAGTAAAAACAGGTTCGGGTTTAGCAATTACTCGCACTAAGTTAGTATCTGTTTCTGATTTAAGTAAATCGCCATCATATAGCACTGTACCTCTGGGTAAATAGAGATATACATCTTCACCATTATCTGCTACAACACGATAGCGACTACGTGCGCGTTCTTCAGCAGTAAGAGAAAGAGTTAAGCTGACTATTGCATGATGATTTGCTGGTAATCTTGTTGTTAAAGTCAGCATTACTGAGATAGTAGGGTTAACAAGTAAGAAACTGGTATTGGTTTGAGCAAGTAGAATAAATTTATTTTTGGTGAAGCAAATTAGTACTTCTGAAAATAAGGATACCTTGAAGTCTAGCTGGCATGGAAGTCTTGATTTAAAGTTTGCCTGCCGTGACGGTGGATCTCAAGTAATTAAAAGTCAGGGAAAAGCGCCGTTGAAGGTGCAGCGACCTTTTTACCCAGAAGGACGCGAAGTTTGCCATAGTGTGATTTTACATACGGGGGGTGGTGTTGTGGGTGGCGATCGCTTGTCCTTAAACTTCCACCTGCAACCTAATACCCATGCTTTGATTACTTCTGCTGCTGCTGGTAAAGTTTATCGCAGTAATGGTTTAGAAGCTAGACAAACTGTGGAAATGCGGGTTGAAGCGGGTGCTTGTTTAGAATGGTTGCCACAGGAGAATATTATTTTTAATGATGCCAATTATCGGCAAGATTTGCGGGTAGAATTAGCTACTGATGCAACTTGGATGGGTTGGGAAATTACCCGTTTAGGTCGTACTGCAAGGGGAGAACAGTTTTTGCAGGGAAATTGGCGATCGCATACCGAAATTTGGCGACAAGGCGATCCTCTCTGGATAGATCGGCAATGGCTTCCAGGTGGTGAAAATATAATAAACAGTCCTCACGATTTGGCTGGATATCCGGTTATAGCAAGTTTTGCCTTTGTGGGAAAAGCAGTTTCTAAAGATTTAATTGAGAAAGCACGTAATTGTTGGCAAGCAGGAGAATATCAAGGAGAATCTGGAGTAACGACCCTCTTAGAAGGTATGCTTTGTCGCTATCGAGGCTATTCTACTCTTGAAGCACGTAACTGGTTTATCCGAGTTTGGGAACTGCTACGACTAGCATATTTAGGAAAGAATATTTGTATACCTAGAGTTTGGCAAATTTGATTTGATTAAGAAACTACTCCCTTCCCAGTAAAAGATTACTGATCGTATTCTTCTTCTTCCTTGGCGTTCTTTGCGTCTTGGCGGTTTTTCAAACAGGTATTCGCCATAGCTGGAAAGTAGTATATAGGAAATCAAGGAGGTTTTTAGATTAATGCAATTATCACCCCAAGAGAAAGATAAATTGTTAATTTTTACTGCTGCTTTAGTCGCAGAACGTCGTAAAGCTAGAGGATTAAAGTTAAATTATCCAGAAGCAGTAGCTTATCTCTCTGCGGCTATTTTAGAAGGTGCTAGAGATGGTCAAAGTGTTGCAGAATTAATGAGTTATGGTACTACCTTGCTAACGCGAGATGATGTGATGGAAGGTGTACCAGAAATGGTGCATGATGTGCAGATAGAAGCAACGTTTCCTGATGGTACAAAATTGGTTACAGTTCATAACCCTATTCAATAGTAGAGGTGAAAATGATTCCAGGTGAAATTATTGCTCAACAGGGAGAAATTGAACTAAACGCGGGTCGTCCTACCTTAAAAATAAAAGTAGCAAATACAGGCGATCGCCCCATTCAAGTTGGCTCACATTATCACTTTTACGAAGTCAACAAAGCCTTACAATTCGACCGAGAACAAACAAAAGGAATGCGCCTAGACATCCCCGCCGGAACAGCAGTGCGTTTTGAACCAGGTGACGAAAAAGAAATAATATTAGTACCTTTCACAGGTAGTCGTCAAATTTATGGATTTAATGCCAAAATCAACGGTCAATTACCAAGAAACTAGATATCGAGCAAGATAAATATTTTTTTAGAACGCAGATGGAAGCAGATAAACGCAGATAAACGCAGATGTTTAACCCAACTTAAAATGTATAACTTCTGATTTTATTAGTCACCAAAAAATACTAAATAACCTTTGCGATCCTTTGCGCTTCCCTTTGCGCCCTACCCTTCGGGAAGCCTTCTGCTAATGCGTTAAAAAAACCTAACAAGGAACTATTATGAGTTATAGAATGGATCGTCGTGCCTACGCCGAAACCTATGGTGCAACAACAGGCGATCGCATCCGCCTAGCAGACACAGAATTATTCATCGAAGTTGAACAAGATTTCACAACCTACGGCGATGAAGTTAAATTTGGTGGTGGTAAAGTTATTAGAGACGGGATGGGACAATCTCCTATTTCTAATGCTGATGGTGCAGTAGATTTAGTAATTACTAATGCTTTAATTCTCGATTGGTGGGGAATTGTTAAAGCAGATATTGGTATTAAAGATGGGCATATTTATAAAATTGGTAAAGCAGGAAATCCTTATATTCAAGACAACGTAGATATTATTATCGGCGCTGGTACTGAAGTTGTTGCTGGCGAAGGAATGATTTTAACTGCGGGGGGAATAGATAGCCATATTCACTTTATCTGCCCACAACAAATAGAAACTGCGATCGCCTCCGGTATTACTACAATGATAGGTGGTGGTACTGGTCCCGCTACAGGTACAAATGCCACAACTTGCACCCCTGGCGCTTGGAATATTTATCGAATGTTACAAGCTGCGGATGCTTTTCCTGTAAATTTAGGCTTTTTAGGTAAAGGTAATAGTAGCAAACCTGAAGGATTAATAGAACAAGTATTTGCAGGTGCAATGGGATTAAAATTGCACGAAGATTGGGGAACAACACCAGCAACAATTGATACTTGTTTAAGTGTTGCAGATGAGTATGATATCCAAGTAGCAATTCACACTGATACTTTAAATGAAGCTGGTTTTGTAGAAGATACAATTGCTGCTTTTAAAAACCGTGTAATTCATACTTATCATACTGAAGGTGCTGGCGGTGGTCATGCGCCAGATATTATTAAAGTGTGTGGTCAAGCTAATGTTTTACCTTCTTCAACTAACCCCACGCGCCCCTATACTTTAAATACTCTAGATGAACATTTAGATATGTTGATGGTATGTCATCATCTAGATCCAGCAATTCCAGAGGATGTCGCATTTGCAGAGTCAAGAATTCGGCGAGAAACTATTGCTGCTGAAGATATTTTGCATGATTTAGGCGCATTTAGCATCATTTCTTCTGATTCTCAAGCAATGGGGAGAGTGGGAGAAGTAATAATTCGCACTTGGCAAACCGCCCACAAAATGAAAGTGCAACGGGGGAACCTTACTTCACAAGGAGAGGGGGAGAAGGCGGATAATTTCCGCGTTAAAAGGTATGTTGCTAAATATACTATCAACCCTGCAATTACTCACGGTATTGCTAATTATGTGGGTTCCGTAGAAGTTGGTAAATTAGCAGATTTATGTTTATGGCGACCTGCATTTTTTGGGGTAAAACCGGAATTAGTAATTAAAGGCGGTATGATTGCTTGGTCACAAATGGGAGATGCTAACGCGAGTATTCCCACACCGCAACCTGTACATATGCGCCCGATGTTTGGCAGTTTTGGAGGTGCTATTTCTGCTACATCCCTTACCTTTGTATCTCAGGCAGCATTAGATCGAGATATTCCCACACAGTTAAAGTTACAAAAACCAGCAGTTGCGGTATCCGGGACACGCCAAATTAGTAAGCGCGATTTGAAGTTGAATGATGCCTTACCTGAGATAGAAGTAGATCCAGAAACCTATGAAGTTAGGGCAGATGGGGAGTTATTAACCTGCGAACCTGCAACAGTTTTACCGATGGCGCAACGTTATTTTTTGTTTTAGAGCCATTGTTTTGGGAATAACTAATCTTATACATTGTCTAGTGGCACGTCCAACAGAGGAAATTTTTCCCATCCCCGTGCATCAAAGTGCCACCATTCTGTCGGTAGCCCTACAAACTGATGTTTTTGCATCATCTCCTCAAGCAACAAGCGATTTTTCTTGGCTTGATCGCTGATATTACTGTAATTTCTATGCGCTCGTGCAGTAAAATTATCATACTCACTAGGCATCTCCAATTCCTTGCCAGTGCGATCGACAAGTGTAACATCTACTGCTGCACCGCGATTATGTCGGGAGCCAGTGCTAGGATTAGCTACATAGCGAGGATCGGACACTATTTTCCACATCTGCTTTTGCACTGACAAAGGTCTGTAGCAATCATAAACTTTCAATCCCAGCCCTTGTTGTGCTAATTCTTCTTGAACTTTTGACAGTTTCTCCGCTACTGAAAATCTTAGCAAGCATCTCGCTACAGGATAAACTTTTCTTTTCATAAAGTTATTTTCTGTAGCGTAGCGGATATCAATCAGGATATTTTTATTAACAGAATGAATATCAATTAGCTGAGAATCATCTATTTTTTGGGTAGGTTGAGATTGTGATGATGGATTTTCTACAGCAGTTGGCGTGGTGCTGGAATTAACTGTAGGGGCTACCGAAATAGAAGTATCTTTATTACAGGCTACAGATAAGAACGGTATCAGTGTCATCACGCCTACAAATTTTAGTGATTTAGGACACATTTGGTAATTTGTATAAACAATTATCTATTACAAACTTTTTTAATTCGATTGCTAGCTACCCAACCTTGAATAGGGGAGTTGATTTGAACCCAGCCCTTTCTTTCGGCTATCACGGTGAGGGTTGTGCCATTGTTTAATGAGCCAATATTATTGTCAGGTTTAACTTCAGGACTTTCACGTACGTTGAGAGGTGGATTTGGATCGTCAACTACAATAGTACAATTGGCAGCTTGACTGGAATTTTGCCCTCTTGTGGTAGTGTTATCAGCTAAAGAAGGCGCTACAGATACTATCTTGGGCGGATTAGAAGTAGTGGTTAATGGTGAAGATGGAGTTGTTGAAGTATTGCAAACTTTTTTGATTCGATTTGCAGCTACCCAACCTTGAATAGGCGAGTTAATTTGAACCCAACCGTTTCTTTGAGCTATTACGGTAAGGGTTGTGCCATTGTCTAATGAGCCGATATTGTTGTCAGGTTTAACTTCAGGGCTGTCGCGCACGTTGAGAGGTGGGGCTGGATCGTCAACTACAATAGTACAATTGGCAGTTTGGCTGGAATTTTGCACCCTTGTAGTAATGTTATCAGCTAGGGAAGGCGCTACAGATGCTATCTTAGGCGGATTAGAAGTATTGGTTGCTCGTGGCGATGGAGTTTTTGATGCTCCTTCTTGTATAGATTTGTGTTGATCGAGGAAGGAAGAAACTCCCATGAACACGATACCAGTTAGAGTTGCACAAAATCCTGTTATTAACAGCCAGCGCGGAAAAGCAAAGACAGAACGTGGTGGTAAAGATATTGTAGGAGATACATTTGGCTGTGGTGATTGCTGAGAATTTAGATCCTTGAGTACTTCATCAGCCGATTGATAGCGTAGCTGGCGCTCTATATGCAGTAATTTACTTAGTATTTGCTCTAATTCCTTACTAATTGGATACTGTAAGTGCATCTGCCAATTCTGTACCCAGCTATAACCCTGCGTTTGCCAAAGCGACCAAGGGTTAATTCCAGTTAGTAAATGAAAACAAGTTGCACCCAGGCTATAAAGGTCGCTTGCAGGATAAGCTTCTCCCCCCTGCATTTGTTCGATCGCAGCATAACCAAAAGAGCCAATGGTTGTTCCTGGTTTCGCTGCCACTGTTGCTGTAGCGTGTTTAGCCACTCCAAAATCAATGAGTACTAACTTTTTGTCACTTTGGCGACGAATGATATTTTCTGGTTTAATATCTCGGTGAATTACCTGTTGAGAATGCACTGACTGGAGAATAGGTAGCAAGTTGTGTAAAAGTTCTTGAATCTTTTGCTCGCTAAATGTCCCCTGTTGTCCCAACTCTTCCAATAAATTTTGTCCTAAAATAAACTGTTGTACCAAAAACAGGTAATTACCTTCTTTAAAATAGGCATACAGAGTTGGAATTTGGGGATGTTCGCCTAGCTGTTGCAATCGCTTTGCTTCTTGATAAAATAACTCTGTGGCTTTTTGCAATGCCCAACTACCTTGCACTTGAGGGGCTAATTGCTTGACAACGCATTTTTCATCTAGCTTATCCACATCCTCTGCTAGATAGGTGCGCCCAAATCCCCCGCTGCCAATTGGCTTAATAATACGGTAGCGATTTCGTAGTAGAACTACCAACCCTGTACCGCAACTAATGCAGAAATTTGTCCCATCAGGATTTTGCGGATGCTGACAATTGGGATTGAGGCAGCAAATCATAATTGGTTGGGAACTATTCGACTGCATACATTATAAAAATTTAAATCAAACTATGCTTTGTTACGAATCTGTCCGAAAAGCCAACTCAAAAAATTACAATTTCAGATGTACTTCATTAATTTCACTTACCTTTTCTTGATGATAGTGAAGGATAATATAATTTTTCTCAGCAATTATTTACTGAAAAACTAATTGGAAATCAATAAAAACTGAAAATGAATTTCTCTAGCTCTGCCTTTTTATACTGCTAAAAATCTTTGAATCACATCCTGACTTAATTCGCTAGTAGCACCAGAGGCAACAATACCGCCTTTTTGCATGGCGTAATACCAATCTGCTTGGCGGACAAAATGCAGGTGTTGTTCTACTAACAATACAGAAATTCCAGTAGCTTCAATTATTCGACGTACTGCTGCTTCGATTTCTAGAATAATTGAGGGCTGAATACCTTCTGTCGGTTCATCTAGTATTAGTAACTGGGGTTTTCCCATTAAAGCACGAGCGATCGCTAATTGTTGTTGCTGTCCTCCACTTAAGTCACCACCCATACGAGATAGCATTGTTTTTAGTACTGGAAATAAGGCAAATATTTCTTCTGGAATTTCCTGATTTCCTTTGCTACCGTCGCGTCTTGCTTCTAAACCTAGTAATAAATTTTCTTTCACTGTTAAACGTGGGATGATTTCGCGTCCTTGGGGAACATACCCAATTCCTAGTTTTGCCCGCCCGTCGGGTGATTTATTAGTTATTGGTTCGCCAACAAAATTAATTGTGCCAGTTCGAGGCTTGATTAATCCCATAATGGTTTTTAGTAGAGTAGTTTTACCTACGCCATTGCGTCCAATTAAGCAAACCATTTGCCCTGCTGACACAGTTAAGTCTACATTCCGGAGGATGTGGCTTTCACCGTAGTAAACATTAAGGTTAGATAGTTGTAGCATTAGCTGGTTAGAAGGGGTATTTGTGGGTGTGTGTGCGATCGCTCTGATTCCTTGTGTCATATTTATACCTATATTCCAAATCTCAAAATAGTCACTTGTCTAACTGACCACTATTAAAGTACTACTTTTAACCAAAAACTCAGCTTGAAAAAAACTGAATAGTAGACGCATACAGAAAGTGGTAACTACTCACCTCACGAGTTGAGGTAGTCAGGAAATACTGAAATCAATAGAGTTCAGTTATCCCACAAGCACAAATGAAACTTACAACCGCTACCAATAATACCTTCTCTTCTGTTGTTAATTCTGTTAAATCCATTACTACTAAACTACCTCTTAAGGTTGTTATTGCTTCGGCTTTATTACTCGGCGTAACTGGGAGTATGGTGATGGATTCCTTCGTACTTACTGCACCAAGCTATGCCAAAACTGTTTCTAAAACCAAAGCTCGTAAAGCTAAAAAGCGCGTTACAGCTAAGAAACCAGTTACAGCTAAGAAACCAGTTGTAGCCAAGAAACCAACTGTTAAACCTATTGCTGTCAACCCCATCAATCTCCCACCAACTTTTCAAAACAGTAACGATTCACCCAGACCTGTAGGTTCTTCCTTGTTTGGTCAACAAGAAGTTACTCAAAATCAATTTATGGTTGTGGCTGCACCTTTAAGTGGAAATCGTTATCAACTGGTGATTTTGCAGCAATTATCCAATAAAAGAGCGTGTTGGGCTGAAAATGGCAGTTCAGTTAAGCCATTATTATTAGACTTTGACTTTACAGGCATTTGTGGACGATTTACTGATAGCAACGGTTATTCAATGCGGCAAGCAGGTGTTGATTTAGGGGCGCAATATAATTTCGATGTCGTACAGCGTGGTAATCAACTGGTGTTGCTAGGCACTAAATCAAGAGATTTTAATGCTCAACCGATTGAACTTGGCAGAAGCAATGGTATTGGTCAAGGATTCACTAAAATCAATTTAGATTCTAATTGGCGGTTAGCTAAACGCACTTACAACGGTAAAGCTTTAGGACACATTTATCTCACCACTGATTCTGTAGCAAGTAGGTAATTGATAGCAAAAGAGCGAATTTATTATCATGGTCAATTCAGTATCCTACCCTGATCTTTTAAGGGTGGGATTTTCCATATTTTGGTTGTGCGATGGTAATACTGCAAGAAGAGTGTAACATTAACCTTCTTTTCGCCTGTCCCATACAACGCTCTTGGCGACCACCGCAAGGCGGCGCGTAAGCTTCGCCATAGCTATTTGTTTGTAGAAGGTGAGAGAACTGAACTGCCTACCAAAATTTATAAGTTTGCGTAAACTGCTTTTAGTCTGATGAAGCCTAACGTAGAGTAACAACTTACCAGTGCCAAGCTGCTGTAAATGAAGTTACTTTTAACAGAATTATATTAAGTAAAGATAATGAAAAAAATATTGCTTTTAAGTTTTAATCTAATTTTCACGTATCCTGTCTGCACCCTAACATAAGCGCAAACTATCAAACTAATAGAGATGAAATTTACAATGAAAGCCGTATTATTGTCAGTATTGGTGAGTTGTGCGATCGCACCGCAGGCACTTGCACAGCAGATTCCCAAGACCGCAATTAGCGCCAAGCCTAATTCCTCTAAAACTGCACAACAGAAGACAGCCCCTACAAAATCCTGGTCAAATCCAACGCTACGAATCTCCTTGCCGACGACTGCCACTAAATTAAAATTTAGTAAAGATGGCAAAACGCTATTCACTAATGGAGCCAATGAACAATCTGCTGAACTGTGGAGCTTGACGAGCGGCAAACGAATTTCAGCCTTTCCAGCAACACCTGGCTTTACCTTCTGTGATGTCGCCCTCAGCCCTGATGGGCAATTTGCGGCTGGTCTGATGTATTCCGGCTATGCTCCTACGTCAACTAAGCGCAATATCGAACTTTTAGTTTGGAATCTTAAGACTGGACAATCACAGTGGGTAAGACCCATTCAAAATCACGCCATTAAACCTGCTGACACCCAATTTTGTCAGGTTGAGTTCAGCCCGAATAGTCGCCTCCTCGCCACGAGCATCACCACCCCTTCTAACAAGTTGCAATCGGGAGTCCGCATCTGGAATGTTTTACAGGGAACGTTGCAACAAGTCACTCCAGGGGCTGTAGTACCCTACATGAATCGCTTTGCATTTAGCCCAGACAGTTCTGTTTTAGGGTTCGTCACTAAAGTCAAGGGCAATTCTCAACTGCATTTGTGGAATTTAAATACCCGAAAACTGCAAGCCAAACTGCAAGCGGTACATGAAGGTAATTTGTTGTCGATAATTGATATTGTTTTTAGCCCTAATCAGCAAGACGTAATGGCTTTTTCTTACGATGGAGGAATATCTAACTATATATCTCGTTGGCAAATTAAAACCGGAAAGTTACAACGAAAGTCAGAGCTTTCGATTGATCGTACCGCTAGTCTTTTGGCACTCAGTCCCGATGGACAAACGTATGTCTATGGGTCTGATGTGATTGGATATTATATCGGTAATTTTCAAACCAACAAAAGCTTTCCGTTTCCTCAAAGTCTTAGCCCAACAAGTGGGTTAACGAGAATGGTTTTTAGCCCTGATGGGCAACAGATGGCGATTGTCAGCAATAACCAGACTATTAATGTCATTCATTAAGTCAGTTCGCCTAGCCACGACAACAAAAGTATCGCATTTTATTGTTGCCCCAAATATACTTCAATTACACGCGGATCATTCTGTACTTCTTCAATAGTGCCTTCGCATAACACCGAACCTTCATGCAAAACTGTCACTTGGCGGGCAATTTGTCGGACAAATTCCATATCATGTTCAATCACTAAAATTGAATGACTTTGTGCTAAAGCTAAAAGTAACTCGCCGATGTGATAAGTTTCTTCGTCTGTTAATCCAGCAACAGGCTCATCAACTAGCAACAAATCTGGTGACTGTCCAACTAACATCCCAATTTCTAAACGTTGTTTTTCTCCATGCGAAAGTAAACCTGCTGCTATATCGGCTTTTGCAGATAAGCCAATAGTTTCTAGCAAACCTATAACTTTGTGTTTTTCGTCTTTTGAAGAACTACTAAATAAGCTGCTAAAGACATCTTTCCGGCGGTTGCAGGTAATTTCTAAATTCTCGCGGGGTGTGAGGTTGAGGTAAACTCGCGGTGTTTGGAATTTACGACCAATACCTAATCGGGCGATTTGATGTTCTGCCAGTTTTTTAGTGTTTTTTCCTTTAAATAGTACTCGTCCTTCAGTTGGTTGGACTTTGCCTGTAATTACGTCTAGAAAAGTGGTTTTACCAGCACCATTAGGACCAATAACTACTCGCAATTCACCTACATCCATGCTAAAGGTTAGGTGGTTGAGTGCTTTGAATCCGTCGAAGCTGACGGTGACGTTTTCGGTTTCTACTATTTTGGTGTTCACGGGATTTTTTTAACGCAAAGGACGCAGAGGTAAGCGCAAAGATCGCAAAGGAGAAGGATTAAATTTATCTTTGTGTTTATATCTAGTTTTTATTATTCATGTTCCAAAGTTTCGCGCTCAAGCTGTATATCTGGGTCTTCTTCTAAGCTTGGGTAGGTAGCTACTTGTTTGCGTTTTCCTAGAAGTGATTTAACTAGATTAATGCCTTGCGATCGCATCCATCCTACTATTCCATCAGGTAGCACTGTGACGACTATTAAAAATAAGGCTCCTTGGAAAAATAACCAAATTTCGGGAAATTGTTCGCTTAATAAGCTTTTACCATAATTAACTAGCAATGCTCCTAAAATTGCACCAATTAAAGTTGCACGACCTCCTACAGCTACCCAAATCACCATTTCTATAGAAAAGGCAATATCCATTGCTCTAGGTGAGATAGATTGGCTTTGTAGGGTATATAATGCGCCAGCAATTCCAGCTAATCCAGCCGAAACAGCAAATACTAATACTTTAAATTCTGTAGGATCGTAACCTGAAAACCTAATCCTACTTTCATCATCACGCAGAGCAATTAGTAAGCGTCCTAGTCTTCCAGTTGTTAACCAACGGCAAAGGGCATAAGCTGCTACTAAAAATATTACTGTTAGTATATAAAAAACTACTTGGGTTTTATTGTTACCTACATCAGCACCTAATAAAGTTTTAAAGTCTATTAGCCCGTTTGTACCATTAAACAGTTTTTGCTGACCGTTAAAGAAATTGAAAAAAACAATAGTTGCTGCTTGCGTCAGGATGGAAAAATAAACTCCTTTGATGCGATTACGAAATACTAAATAACCTAACAAGGCAGCTAGTAAAGTGGGAAGTAGTAAAACTGCTAAGACAGAAAAACCAAATGAATGAAATGGTTGCCAGAACCAAGGTAATTCTGTTACACCGTAGAGACCCATAAAATCGGGTAACTGGCTACTTGCATCAGAGGGAATTTGTAATTTTAAGTGCATTCCCAAGGCATAACCGCCTAGTGCAAAGAAAACGCCATGACCTAAACTCAGCATTCCTGTATAGCCCCAGATTAAGTCAATACCAAGGGCAACAATTGCTAAAGCTAAATAACGTCCCAATAAGTTGAGGCGAAATTCTGTGAGGATAACTGGCATTATAAGTATAAGGAGGAGTGCGATCGCAACGACAACCCCTACTTCTACCAGCAAAGCTTTTCGCTTACGGTTAATACTACGCTTTCCAATTGCTAAATCTACTGTCATCTGATTTAATCGCTAACTGCTAATTACTAATTGCTAACTGCTAATTGTTAATTGTCCACCGTGCGTCCTTTTTGTGGAAACAAACCAGCAGGACGTACTTGTAGAAAAGCAATGATTAAGGCAAACACCATTACCTTTGCCATACTGGTATTTGCAAAAAATTCAAAGAAATCAGCTAGTGGCTTTATTGGTGCTAACAACAGCGCCAATGTATTAGAACCAATTAGGTAATTAGCAGTGCCAATAGCTAAAGCTGCAACAATACTTCCAACTAACTTACCAACACCACCCACAACCACAACCATAAAAGTATCAACAATATAGTTTTGTCCGGTATTTGGTCCTACAGAACCCAGCAAACTTACCGCACAGCCAGCTACTCCAGCTAAACCCGAACCGATGGCAAAAGTGATAGCATCGACTTTAGCAGTCGCAATACCTAAACAAGCACTCATAGTGCGATTTTGTGTTACAGCGCGTATCCGTAACCCCCAAGCTGTACGTTGCAAAAATATATAAATCCCAGTTAAACAAATAATTGTTAACGCGATGATAAATAGTCGTGAATAAGGCATTTGAAAATTACCTACAGGCAACCCACCACGCAACCAACTCGGCGCTGTTACATCAACATTTTGAGCGCCAAACCAAGGTTGTGTAACTGCTAGTTTAAAAGTTTGCCCTAAAAATACACTCGTAGCTGCTGCAATTGCTAAAGATAAAGGTAGCATTACTGCTACAACCCAGTTACGAATGCGCTCAAAATCAGCACGGCGCGACAGAAATTGCCAAGCACCAAAAAAGAGCAAAGAAAATAGAGCAATTCCAATTATTAGCACCCAGTTCACACTGCGAACAAACTGTTGCAAAATCAAACTTAC contains:
- the urtE gene encoding urea ABC transporter ATP-binding subunit UrtE produces the protein MLQLSNLNVYYGESHILRNVDLTVSAGQMVCLIGRNGVGKTTLLKTIMGLIKPRTGTINFVGEPITNKSPDGRAKLGIGYVPQGREIIPRLTVKENLLLGLEARRDGSKGNQEIPEEIFALFPVLKTMLSRMGGDLSGGQQQQLAIARALMGKPQLLILDEPTEGIQPSIILEIEAAVRRIIEATGISVLLVEQHLHFVRQADWYYAMQKGGIVASGATSELSQDVIQRFLAV
- a CDS encoding DUF3747 domain-containing protein, with the translated sequence MKLTTATNNTFSSVVNSVKSITTKLPLKVVIASALLLGVTGSMVMDSFVLTAPSYAKTVSKTKARKAKKRVTAKKPVTAKKPVVAKKPTVKPIAVNPINLPPTFQNSNDSPRPVGSSLFGQQEVTQNQFMVVAAPLSGNRYQLVILQQLSNKRACWAENGSSVKPLLLDFDFTGICGRFTDSNGYSMRQAGVDLGAQYNFDVVQRGNQLVLLGTKSRDFNAQPIELGRSNGIGQGFTKINLDSNWRLAKRTYNGKALGHIYLTTDSVASR
- the urtD gene encoding urea ABC transporter ATP-binding protein UrtD, translated to MNTKIVETENVTVSFDGFKALNHLTFSMDVGELRVVIGPNGAGKTTFLDVITGKVQPTEGRVLFKGKNTKKLAEHQIARLGIGRKFQTPRVYLNLTPRENLEITCNRRKDVFSSLFSSSSKDEKHKVIGLLETIGLSAKADIAAGLLSHGEKQRLEIGMLVGQSPDLLLVDEPVAGLTDEETYHIGELLLALAQSHSILVIEHDMEFVRQIARQVTVLHEGSVLCEGTIEEVQNDPRVIEVYLGQQ
- a CDS encoding WD40 repeat domain-containing protein is translated as MKAVLLSVLVSCAIAPQALAQQIPKTAISAKPNSSKTAQQKTAPTKSWSNPTLRISLPTTATKLKFSKDGKTLFTNGANEQSAELWSLTSGKRISAFPATPGFTFCDVALSPDGQFAAGLMYSGYAPTSTKRNIELLVWNLKTGQSQWVRPIQNHAIKPADTQFCQVEFSPNSRLLATSITTPSNKLQSGVRIWNVLQGTLQQVTPGAVVPYMNRFAFSPDSSVLGFVTKVKGNSQLHLWNLNTRKLQAKLQAVHEGNLLSIIDIVFSPNQQDVMAFSYDGGISNYISRWQIKTGKLQRKSELSIDRTASLLALSPDGQTYVYGSDVIGYYIGNFQTNKSFPFPQSLSPTSGLTRMVFSPDGQQMAIVSNNQTINVIH
- a CDS encoding protein kinase domain-containing protein, which gives rise to MQSNSSQPIMICCLNPNCQHPQNPDGTNFCISCGTGLVVLLRNRYRIIKPIGSGGFGRTYLAEDVDKLDEKCVVKQLAPQVQGSWALQKATELFYQEAKRLQQLGEHPQIPTLYAYFKEGNYLFLVQQFILGQNLLEELGQQGTFSEQKIQELLHNLLPILQSVHSQQVIHRDIKPENIIRRQSDKKLVLIDFGVAKHATATVAAKPGTTIGSFGYAAIEQMQGGEAYPASDLYSLGATCFHLLTGINPWSLWQTQGYSWVQNWQMHLQYPISKELEQILSKLLHIERQLRYQSADEVLKDLNSQQSPQPNVSPTISLPPRSVFAFPRWLLITGFCATLTGIVFMGVSSFLDQHKSIQEGASKTPSPRATNTSNPPKIASVAPSLADNITTRVQNSSQTANCTIVVDDPAPPLNVRDSPEVKPDNNIGSLDNGTTLTVIAQRNGWVQINSPIQGWVAANRIKKVCNTSTTPSSPLTTTSNPPKIVSVAPSLADNTTTRGQNSSQAANCTIVVDDPNPPLNVRESPEVKPDNNIGSLNNGTTLTVIAERKGWVQINSPIQGWVASNRIKKVCNR